In Silene latifolia isolate original U9 population chromosome 3, ASM4854445v1, whole genome shotgun sequence, a single window of DNA contains:
- the LOC141649269 gene encoding uncharacterized protein LOC141649269, whose translation MEEEERKDEEKDDHELEEEERNDEGKVEDKFEKVKEKDDHEMEEEERKDEGKVEEGKKYVDYMDSDEFYNDPNILADLEGILNSAYNRVGEAFKEHQVTKEKMDKELMEGPSFSLFHGEDALYTSQEFREARGFIPCCCTDPLLHCFDIDHNLYEVIHPCDPGCVDFHVSVQYVKKQLSAKLSSMIPKLHATYFVVAKEYVLNKSFSVERDTGIYMMRHMETYNGNKCRYTLKLLKDRTDVKRYIVRVCNEILTWQDNIVKDQVTSKAKAYKNGCVIRNEVPRDLPYTDEHLMNFIRTNVANKDDIVVDTPWLQVTQEGMSTLFGGKWIMDMVIDLVGLRLTLERPNLVYFPTIIKDVVAKNSFQSQYIKLQYLPKSLTKAKLAFFPYCVDREHWFACMSDFVKKTNFILDSNLPRRPDTRCKFLVETV comes from the exons ATGGAAGAAGAGGAGAGAAAGGACGAGGAGAAAGATGACCATGAATTGGAGGAAGAGGAGAGAAACGATGAGGGTAAAGTGGAGGATAAATTTGAGAAGGTCAAGGAGAAAGATGACCATGAAATGGAGGAAGAGGAGAGAAAGGATGAGGGTAAAGTGGAGGAGGGGAAGAAGTATGTGGATTATATGGACTCTGATGAGTTTTACAACGATCCCAACATCTTGGCTGATTTAGAGGGGATTCTGAATAGTGCATATAACCGTGTTGGTGAGGCATTTAAAGAACACCAAGTTACGAAGGAAAAGATGGACAAGGAACTCATGGAGGGACCATCTTTCAGTCTCTTTCACGGTGAGGATGCGTTATATACATCTCAAGAGTTCCGCGAAGCACGAG GTTTTATTCCCTGTTGTTGCACTGACCCACTTCTTCATTGTTTTGATATTGATCATAACTTGTATGAAGTTATACACCCGTGTGATCCAGGGTGTGTAGATTTTCATGTCAGTGTTCAATATGTG AAGAAACAGTTAAGTGCAAAGCTTTCTTCCATGATTCCAAAGCTGCATGCTACATATTTTGTAGTAGCCAAAGAGTATGTTCTGAATAAAAGTTTCTCTGTCGAGCGTGATACTGGAATTTACATGATGCGACATATGGAGACGTACAATGGGAATAAGTGTCGGTATACTTTAAAGCTGCTCAAGGAC AGAACTGATGTGAAGCGTTACATTGTGagggtttgcaatgaaatttTGACTTGGCAAGACAACATCGTGAAAGATCAAGTGACGTCTAAAGCAAAGGCTTACAAGAATGGCTGTGTGATTCG GAATGAAGTTCCACGAGACTTGCCCTATACAGATGAACACTTGATGAATTTTATTAGGACAAATGTGGCAAATAAGGA TGACATTGTTGTAGACACTCCATGGCTGCAAGTAACCCAAGAAGGAATGTCGACTTTGTTTGGAGGAAAATGGATCATGGATATGGTAATTGACCTTGTTGGTCTTCGTTTAACACTTGAAAGACCAAATCTTGTGTACTTTCCGACAATAATCAAG GATGTTGTCGCTAAAAACAGTTTTCAAAGTCAGTACATTAAGCTTCAGTACTTGCCCAAAAGTCTAACCAAAGCTAAACTG GCTTTCTTCCCTTACTGTGTTGACCGTGAACATTGGTTTGCTTGCATGTCTGACTTTGTTAAAAAGACCAACTTTATACTTGACTCAAACTTGCCTAGGCGTCCTGACACAAGATGTAAATTTTTAGTTGAAACGGTATGA